A genomic region of Cyprinus carpio isolate SPL01 chromosome B11, ASM1834038v1, whole genome shotgun sequence contains the following coding sequences:
- the LOC109072089 gene encoding 39S ribosomal protein L45, mitochondrial isoform X2 encodes MCSAARMTSVNVHMHAEMMFIECQLESKLAAAPVLVPIRTKKRYFIPPAVNVKQKSQSEQETKARAAGVVVRQQYIERAINISCTAGIFDPYVPPEGDARLSTLSKEGLKQRTEQLRQSAASQLAFRKIKDHDPEFSTKEFPALAQQIFIDAHAALTQFNKEKLHSLVTERCYPEMVRGNRYKTLRWRFIESLEPPRVVHARCPDMISKGNLYGQVTLRVHSRQTLAIYDRFGRLMLGDEDEPRDVLEYLVLERHLVNPYGCWRLHGKIVPAWAPPKDPIIKTVMIPGPTLKPEEEFEALHYQVPKPKAVQWYK; translated from the exons ATGTGCAGTGCTGCTCGCATGACTTCAGTGAATGTTCACATGCATGCTGAAATGATGTTCATTGAGTGTCAACTGGAGAGTAAG CTCGCCGCGGCGCCGGTGTTGGTTCCGATCCGCACAAAGAAGCGCTACTTCATTCCTCCAGCGGTGAACGTGAAACAGAAAAGCCAGAGCGAGCAGGAGACTAAAGCCCGGGCTGCTGGGGTGGTGGTCCGCCAGCAGTACATAGAGAGAGCCATCAACATCTCATGCACAG CGGGCATCTTTGATCCGTACGTTCCTCCTGAAGGAGATGCACGCCTCTCCACGCTGTCCAAAGAAGGTCTGAAGCAGCGCACAGAACAGCTGCGTCAGAGCGCAGCATCACAGCTGGC GTTTCGTAAAATAAAGGACCACGACCCCGAGTTCTCCACTAAAGAGTTCCCAGCACTAGCTCAGCAAATCTTCATAGATGCTCATGCAGCACTCACACA GTTTAACAAGGAAAAGCTTCATTCTTTGGTGACAGAGAGGTGTTACCCT GAGATGGTTCGGGGGAACCGTTATAAGACTCTGCGCTGGCGCTTCATTGAGTCACTGGAGCCGCCGCGGGTGGTCCATGCAAGGTGTCCTGACATGATCAGCAAGGGCAACCTGTACGGTCAGGTGACTCTCCGTGTGCATTCTAGACAG ACATTGGCAATCTATGACCGCTTTGGCCGGTTGATGCTTGGGGATGAAGATGAACCCAGGGACGTCCTGGAATACCTAGTGCTGGAGAGGCATCTGGTCAACCCCTATGGGTGCTGGAGACTTCATGGCAAGATTGTTCCAGCATGGGCTCCACCAAAAGATCCCATTATTAAG ACTGTAATGATTCCTGGTCCTACGCTGAAGCCTGAGGAGGAGTTCGAGGCTCTGCATTACCAGGTACCAAAGCCAAAGGCAGTGCAGTGGTACAAGTAA
- the LOC109072053 gene encoding probable G-protein coupled receptor 158 yields the protein MMGPCFGLLPLLLLLPILLSAQLTTVSELEDTSSLEFTPTPRLTDPNTVAGMSSSSSAQPTSPAPVKVSTEKEQSAAESYLYTGNSSSLAASTCTQSFQLPVRLGSPPRDLLPLLHQAISSLTNAANFLNLIFQASELRETSVQEDIEWYHALVRAMLEGDRPGLVRRAFLTFDADPMIQQPQLVLRASKGTTQDILLQDLTSAWSSFRPPAPDQNWFDMFKSSSPPLHALSKRVLLNDLSTLDTPKWARGDSYVINSSGVRWGDAPFLECIDGRFLPGWLLSLSMPFYGLKPDLNPEFRGVIRVDVNIQGFNVDQCSSGDFWFANTHQCNRTSMECESIPQQGFRMGQYCCRCKKGYYSPNPDTENKRGNRVNSTRACYPEVPVCLPCWPGCDECEDGAPCWVQEDWLLRTGVLAVQGLFMVLVLVSMLVAYQCRRTKRIRSSGLLLLEMILCGSLLLYFPVFILFFKPSTFRCILLRWVRLLGFAIVYGTVTLKMYRVLKVFLSRTAQRVPYITTTGVLRMLGVIVLTVSWFLCAWTVGVLQNRDRNVPLLIISTTSEGQGFHVCDLDRWDYMMAVAELLFLCWGSSLCSAVKTVPSAFHEPRYMSIAIHNELLLSSVFHLFRFARPSIHPDWMLLLFFTHTHVTITVTLGLLFVPKFLHMSRPGREEIAAEVYEDEVDLRRSCSYLNSSFNSNCWSDHSLDPDDIRDELKKLYSQLEVHKTKRMANSNPHLPKKRSSRLSIGRSLIRRISEIPESLSRQCSREDKDVNAAIGSITRSGSYYKSHQTTSINKMNETLMQPSPKLRKSHSAYDCTPEREVSLLNSSIRSTEKRVSLHSDSGSINATLLVCKSASAHNLSVDTNLLLPEPSRFQKSLSVIERNDHRSVTSCRSTEHLSLAGKAAKADKPQLTVDVDIKRQTSSALLSESFDKAEVCPWEVPEELPANKNQKHVTYSISQQEEPKSPGATLSPTMLYVCPWEFLPPPTPPATETGNGIQSDVDSKKPKSLISCSAPGSPHTISGKPKDFQVFSFRSTTQSLLAAKGIGEVGRSMSREKSLQESNVKEGTLQKSLSTSMRLSPGSAASDKRTPQTHRRAMTTVGTKPCLVKQTAIRLPSTDSPERSPKHSAPVHICPWESEEVVLEVRKQNLNDSVLQRQYSDKQVLSATVGNDVFKPTEFQLKSLLVVPNTEVCPWDVPKPFHQTSVSEVCPWEVVEVEQLQTKSIHTDVCPWETDGEPSRVTEDNIYNTNVEVPMSEDTQKQANVKPQACSSSVQDTNIFLVRQGSIKTSSDSIKHGQRVICVNAKQSPVDQEMQRDAGSAEPSYILKHEESDFPEPPPPVTDVSPWESEPNTKHATRQSLKETMPKKATVCPWEAEDSGRSEEKVGATNKGPVHVNVCPWETSEPVKTTQKQESVCGDVCPWETSESVETLQKQEGVRENVCPWETEDITKSLQKQESVHADVCPWETGEPTKTLQKQESVCADVCPWEIGEPSKTMQKRGSVHADVCPWKTEQPKKTKKKERNHADVLCPWETAEPSKTMQKQEIVHADVCPWETGEPSKTMQKQEIVHADVCPWETGEPSKTIQKQESVHADVCPWETAEPSKTMQKQEIVHADVCPWETCEPVKTLQKQESVRADVCPWETGETTKALQKQDSVLADVCPWETGEPVKTLQKQESVYSDACPWEAKQSPKQSVPQDCTHAVSSKRQDSAQESVCPKENDMGTPPATESSTSQTVPDISEIHPSDTGKQTAEEMRVNPPLARRDALCPWDMGGGRQESITVHDNLDVFTWEETIPEEDDGDAETAAEAFIFPPDL from the exons ATGATGGGCCCGTGTTTCGGTCTGCTACCTCTACTGCTGCTACTTCCCATCCTGCTCTCTGCTCAGCTCACCACTGTGTCTGAACTTGAGGACACGTCCAGCTTGGAGTTCACCCCAACTCCTCGTCTTACTGACCCAAACACTGTAGCAGGGATGAGCTCGTCTTCCAGTGCTCAACCCACCAGTCCGGCTCCAGTAAAAGTGAGCACGGAGAAGGAGCAGTCTGCCGCTGAGAGCTACCTCTACACCGGCAATTCGTCTTCTTTGGCTGCCTCTACCTGCACACAGAGTTTCCAGCTCCCTGTTCGACTGGGATCTCCGCCTAGAGACCTTCTCCCACTCTTGCACCAAGCCATATCGTCTCTGACCAATGCTGCCAACTTTCTCAACCTGATATTCCAAGCTAGTGAGCTGAGAGAAACAAGTGTACAAGAGGATATCGAGTGGTACCATGCACTGGTGCGGGCCATGCTTGAAGGGGACAGGCCAGGCCTGGTCAGACGAGCTTTTCTAACATTCGACGCCGACCCCATGATCCAACAGCCCCAACTGGTGCTCCGTGCCTCCAAAGGCACAACCCAGGACATTCTTCTGCAGGACCTGACGTCTGCCTGGAGCAGCTTCCGTCCTCCTGCACCTGACCAAAACTGGTTCGATATGTTTAAGTCTAGCTCTCCACCCCTCCATGCCTTGTCGAAACGGGTTCTTCTAAATGACCTAAGCACCCTAGACACTCCCAAGTGGGCACGTGGGGATAGTTATGTGATCAATAGCAGTGGGGTTCGGTGGGGCGATGCCCCTTTCCTTGAGTGCATTGATGGACGTTTTTTGCCAGGGTGGTTACTCAGTCTCTCAATGCCATTTTATGGGTTGAAGCCAGACCTCAACCCAGAGTTCAG GGGTGTTATCCGTGTCGACGTCAACATCCAGGGATTCAATGTGGATCAGTGTTCCAGTGGAGACTTCTGGTTTGCAAACACACATCAATGTAATCGGACCAGCATGGAG TGTGAATCCATCCCACAACAGGGCTTCCGGATGGGTCAGTACTGCTGCCGATGTAAAAAGGGCTACTACAGTCCAAATCcagacacagaaaacaaaa GGGGCAACCGTGTGAATAGTACCCGAGCTTGTTACCCAGAAGTCCCTGTGTGTCTGCCCTGTTGGCCCGGCTGTGATGAGTGCGAGGATGGAGCCCCGTGTTGGGTGCAGGAAGACTGGCTTCTGAGGACGGGTGTCCTGGCTGTGCAGGGCCTCTTCATGGTCCTTGTGCTTGTCAGCATGCTGGTGGCATATCAGTGCAGGAGAACCAAG CGGATCCGATCGTCGGGGCTTTTGCTGCTGGAGATGATCCTGTGTGGCTCTCTGTTGCTTTACTTCCCC GTCTTCATTTTATTCTTCAAACCCAGCACTTTCCGGTGTATTCTGCTCCGCTGGGTCCGTCTGCTTGGCTTCGCCATTGTTTATGGAACTGTGACGCTCAAGATGTACCG GGTTCTTAAGGTGTTTCTGTCCCGTACGGCCCAGAGAGTGCCATACATCACTACCACAGGTGTGCTGAGGATGCTGGGAGTTATAGTGCTTACTGTCAGCTGGTTCCTGTGTGCGTGGACCGTGGGCGTCCTTCAGAATCGAGACAGGAATGTTCCACTGCTGATCATTTCCACCACCTCAGAAGGACAAGGCTTCCATGTGTGCGACCTGGACCGGTGGGACTACATGATGGCTGTGG cgGAGCTGTTATTTCTGTGCTGGGGCAGTTCCCTGTGCAGTGCAGTGAAGACGGTACCTTCAGCATTTCACGAACCACGTTACATGAGCATCGCGATCCACAATGAGCTACTGCTTTCCTCTGTGTTTCACCTTTTCAG ATTTGCAAGACCATCAATTCATCCTGACTGGATGCTCTTGCTGTTCTTCACTCACACGCATGTCACAATTACTGTAACACTCGGCCTGCTTTTTGTACCCAAG TTTCTCCACATGTCTCGGCCCGGCCGAGAGGAAATAGCTGCAGAAGTATATGAGGATGAGGTGGACTTGAGACGCTCGTGTTCTTACCTCAACAGTAGTTTCAACTCTAACTGCTGGAGTGACCACAGTCTGGACCCTGATGACATTCGG GATGAGCTGAAGAAACTGTATTCTCAGCTGGAAGTCCACAAGACCAAGAGGATGGCAAACAGCAACCCTCACCTTCCGAAGAAGCGCAGTTCTCGCCTCAGCATTGGACGGTCCCTTATAAGACGGATCAGTGAGATCCCAGAAAGTTTAAGCAGGCAATGCAGTCGTGAAGATAAGGATGTCAATGCTGCAATAGGAAGTATAACCCGCTCAGGATCTTATTACAAAAGTCATCAGACCACAAGCATTAACAAGATGAATGAAACTTTAATGCAGCCCTCTCCAAAGCTGCGGAAGTCCCATAGTGCCTATGATTGTACCCCAGAAAGGGAGGTCTCCCTATTAAACTCCTCCATAAGAAGCACAGAGAAAAGGGTTTCACTGCATTCTGACTCAGGATCCATCAACGCAACATTGCTGGTCTGCAAGTCTGCCAGTGCCCACAATCTATCAGTAGACACTAACCTTCTACTTCCAGAGCCCAGCAGGTTTCAAAAGTCACTTAGTGTCATAGAACGCAATGACCATCGCTCTGTGACTTCTTGTAGAAGCACTGAACATTTGTCACTTGCTGGCAAAGCTGCCAAAGCAGATAAGCCCCAGCTAACTGTGGATGTTGATATAAAGAGGCAGACTTCAAGTGCCTTGCTCTCAGAGTCATTTGATAAGGCGGAGGTCTGCCCGTGGGAGGTTCCAGAGGAGCTCCCTGCAAACAAGAACCAAAAACATGTCACATATTCCATTTCACAACAAGAAGAACCCAAATCACCTGGTGCTACCTTATCACCAACAATGTTATATGTTTGTCCATGGGAATTCTTGCCACCTCCTACTCCTCCTGCAACAGAAACTGGGAATGGTATTCAGTCAGATGTTGATTCCAAAAAACCTAAATCTCTGATCTCCTGTAGCGCTCCAGGGTCGCCACACACAATCTCTGGCAAGCCGAAGGACTTTCAGGTTTTCTCTTTCCGTTCCACTACCCAAAGTCTCCTTGCAGCAAAAGGCATTGGGGAAGTTGGAAGAAGTATGAGCAGAGAGAAAAGCCTACAAGAAAGTAATGTTAAGGAGGGAACACTACAGAAATCTTTGTCTACATCCATGAGATTGTCCCCAGGCAGTGCAGCTTCAGACAAGCGTACCCCTCAGACACACAGACGGGCTATGACTACCGTAGGCACAAAACCTTGCCTTGTCAAACAAACAGCAATACGGCTGCCATCTACTGATTCTCCTGAAAGGAGTCCCAAACATTCTGCTCCAGTTCACATCTGTCCATGGGAGTCAGAGGAGGTGGTCTTGGAGGTCAGGAAGCAGAATTTGAACGACAGTGTATTACAAAGACAATATAGTGACAAGCAAGTACTATCTGCGACAGTAGGTAATGATGTCTTCAAACCCACTGAGTTCCAACTAAAATCATTATTGGTTGTTCCTAATACAGAAGTGTGTCCATGGGATGTCCCAAAACCTTTTCATCAAACCAGCGTTTCTGAAGTCTGTCCTTGGGAGGTTGTGGAAGTAGAGCAATTGCAAACCAAGAGCATACATACCGATGTCTGTCCTTGGGAAACAGATGGTGAGCCATCAAGAGTCACTGAAGACAATATATATAATACCAATGTTGAAGTCCCTATGTCTGAAGACACCCAGAAGCAGGCAAATGTGAAGCCTCAAGCATGCTCTTCTTCTGTACaagacacaaatatatttttggttagACAGGGATCTATCAAAACCTCTAGTGACTCAATAAAACATGGTCAAAGGGTTATTTGTGTTAATGCAAAACAAAGTCCAGTAGACCAAGAGATGCAGAGAGACGCAGGTTCAGCGGAACCAAGTTATATACTGAAACATGAAGAAAGTGATTTTCCTGAACCACCCCCACCTGTAACTGATGTGAGTCCTTGGGAGTCTGAGCCAAATACAAAACACGCTACAAGACAGTCTTTAAAAGAGACCATGCCTAAGAAAGCAACTGTTTGTCCGTGGGAAGCGGAGGATTCTGGGAGGTCAGAAGAGAAGGTGGGTGCTACAAACAAGGGGCCAGTTCATGTAAATGTGTGTCCATGGGAAACAAGTGAGCCTGTGAAGACCACACAGAAACAAGAAAGTGTCTGTGGAGATGTCTGTCCATGGGAGACAAGTGAATCAGTGGAGACCTTACAGAAGCAAGAAGGTGTTCGTGAAAATGTTTGTCCTTGGGAAACAGAAGACATAACAAAGAGCTTACAGAAACAAGAAAGTGTCCATGCAGATGTTTGTCCTTGGGAGACAGGAGAGCCAACAAAGACCTTGCAGAAACAAGAAAGTGTTTGTGCAGATGTTTGTCCTTGGGAGATAGGAGAGCCATCAAAGACAATGCAGAAACGAGGAAGTGTCCATGCAGATGTTTGTCCTTGGAAAACagaacaaccaaaaaaaacaaagaaaaaagaaagaaaccatgCAGATGTTTTGTGTCCTTGGGAGACAGCAGAGCCATCAAAGACAATGCAGAAACAAGAAATTGTCCATGCAGATGTTTGTCCATGGGAGACAGGAGAGCCATCAAAGACAATGCAGAAACAAGAAATTGTCCATGCAGATGTTTGTCCATGGGAGACAGGAGAGCCATCAAAGACAATACAGAAACAAGAAAGTGTCCATGCAGATGTTTGTCCTTGGGAAACAGCAGAGCCATCAAAGACAATGCAGAAACAAGAAATTGTCCATGCAGATGTTTGTCCTTGGGAGACATGCGAGCCAGTCAAGACCCTGCAAAAGCAAGAAAGTGTCCGTGCAGATGTTTGTCCTTGGGAGACAGGAGAGACAACAAAGGCTTTGCAGAAACAAGATAGCGTTCTTGCAGATGTCTGTCCATGGGAGACAGGTGAGCCAGTGAAGACCCTCCAGAAACAAGAAAGTGTCTACTCAGATGCCTGTCCGTGGGAGGCAAAACAATCACCCAAACAATCTGTGCCACAAGACTGCACTCATGCCGTCTCATCAAAAAGGCAAGACAGTGCTCAGGAATCTGTCTGTCCCAAGGAAAATGATATGGGAACACCACCAGCAACAGAAAGCAGCACAAGTCAAACTGTCCCAGATATAAGTGAGATACACCCTTCAGACACAGGCAAACAGACAGCAGAAGAGATGAGAGTTAACCCTCCTCTGGCTCGGCGTGATGCACTGTGCCCTTGGGATATGGGAGGGGGCAGACAAGAATCTATAACAGTGCATGATAATTTAGATGTCTTCACTTGGGAGGAGACGATACCAGAGGAAGATGATGGTGATGCAGAAACTGCTGCAGAGGCCTTCATCTTCCCTCCAGACTTGTGA
- the LOC109072089 gene encoding 39S ribosomal protein L45, mitochondrial isoform X1 translates to MLAIFLGKRRSRCDKNMATSLCRTLKYLRPTTCQNIKLAAAPVLVPIRTKKRYFIPPAVNVKQKSQSEQETKARAAGVVVRQQYIERAINISCTAGIFDPYVPPEGDARLSTLSKEGLKQRTEQLRQSAASQLAFRKIKDHDPEFSTKEFPALAQQIFIDAHAALTQFNKEKLHSLVTERCYPEMVRGNRYKTLRWRFIESLEPPRVVHARCPDMISKGNLYGQVTLRVHSRQTLAIYDRFGRLMLGDEDEPRDVLEYLVLERHLVNPYGCWRLHGKIVPAWAPPKDPIIKTVMIPGPTLKPEEEFEALHYQVPKPKAVQWYK, encoded by the exons ATGTTAGCTATATTTTTAGGTAAACGAAGGAGTCGGTGTGACAAGAACATGGCGACCTCCTTATGTAGGACGTTGAAATACCTTCGACCGACAACGTGTCAGAATATAAAg CTCGCCGCGGCGCCGGTGTTGGTTCCGATCCGCACAAAGAAGCGCTACTTCATTCCTCCAGCGGTGAACGTGAAACAGAAAAGCCAGAGCGAGCAGGAGACTAAAGCCCGGGCTGCTGGGGTGGTGGTCCGCCAGCAGTACATAGAGAGAGCCATCAACATCTCATGCACAG CGGGCATCTTTGATCCGTACGTTCCTCCTGAAGGAGATGCACGCCTCTCCACGCTGTCCAAAGAAGGTCTGAAGCAGCGCACAGAACAGCTGCGTCAGAGCGCAGCATCACAGCTGGC GTTTCGTAAAATAAAGGACCACGACCCCGAGTTCTCCACTAAAGAGTTCCCAGCACTAGCTCAGCAAATCTTCATAGATGCTCATGCAGCACTCACACA GTTTAACAAGGAAAAGCTTCATTCTTTGGTGACAGAGAGGTGTTACCCT GAGATGGTTCGGGGGAACCGTTATAAGACTCTGCGCTGGCGCTTCATTGAGTCACTGGAGCCGCCGCGGGTGGTCCATGCAAGGTGTCCTGACATGATCAGCAAGGGCAACCTGTACGGTCAGGTGACTCTCCGTGTGCATTCTAGACAG ACATTGGCAATCTATGACCGCTTTGGCCGGTTGATGCTTGGGGATGAAGATGAACCCAGGGACGTCCTGGAATACCTAGTGCTGGAGAGGCATCTGGTCAACCCCTATGGGTGCTGGAGACTTCATGGCAAGATTGTTCCAGCATGGGCTCCACCAAAAGATCCCATTATTAAG ACTGTAATGATTCCTGGTCCTACGCTGAAGCCTGAGGAGGAGTTCGAGGCTCTGCATTACCAGGTACCAAAGCCAAAGGCAGTGCAGTGGTACAAGTAA